The Longimicrobium sp. genome has a window encoding:
- a CDS encoding roadblock/LC7 domain-containing protein, whose translation MAVGSSSWSLAEADFHRIDRMLQSFLYDSNARCALLVDRAGQLVTTSGEKPEFDTVAFASLAAADFAANDQLATMIGETEFSSLFHQGERESMYLADVARRVILVVLFDNRTTLGMIRIKVKGVVRELSEVFHEIFARSGTAAAAVHMEAGFTDEAEDEIDRLFGDL comes from the coding sequence ATGGCGGTTGGTTCGTCGAGCTGGTCCCTTGCGGAAGCCGATTTCCACCGCATCGACCGGATGCTGCAGTCGTTTCTGTACGATTCCAACGCACGCTGCGCGCTCCTGGTGGACCGCGCGGGTCAGCTCGTGACCACGTCGGGCGAGAAGCCCGAGTTCGACACCGTGGCCTTCGCGTCGCTGGCGGCGGCGGACTTCGCGGCCAACGACCAGCTCGCCACCATGATCGGCGAGACGGAGTTCTCGTCGCTCTTCCACCAGGGCGAGCGCGAGTCCATGTACCTGGCGGACGTCGCCCGGCGCGTGATCCTGGTGGTCCTCTTCGACAACCGCACCACGCTGGGGATGATCCGCATCAAGGTGAAGGGAGTAGTGCGCGAGCTGAGCGAGGTGTTCCACGAGATCTTCGCGCGGAGCGGCACGGCGGCGGCCGCCGTGCACATGGAGGCAGGCTTCACCGACGAGGCGGAAGACGAGATCGACCGCCTCTTCGGCGACCTGTAA
- a CDS encoding ADP-ribosylation factor-like protein: MSMINYASREINCKIVYYGPGLCGKTTNLEYIFEKVAPNTRGKLISLATETERTLFFDFLPVDLGSIRGFKTRFHLYTVPGQVYYNASRKLILKGVDGVVFVGDSQVERLDANVESMHNLYDNLSEYGLDLREIPFVIQYNKRDLPNISSIQELQEQLNPQMVPYYEAVGVRGIGVFDTLKAVSKLVIKSLS; encoded by the coding sequence ATGTCGATGATCAACTACGCCTCGCGCGAGATCAACTGCAAGATCGTCTATTACGGCCCCGGGCTGTGCGGCAAGACCACCAACCTGGAGTACATCTTCGAAAAGGTGGCGCCCAACACCCGCGGCAAGCTGATCTCGCTGGCCACGGAGACGGAGCGCACCCTCTTCTTCGACTTCCTGCCGGTGGACCTGGGGAGCATCCGCGGCTTCAAGACGCGCTTCCACCTGTACACGGTGCCGGGGCAGGTGTACTACAACGCCTCGCGCAAGCTGATCCTGAAGGGGGTGGACGGGGTGGTGTTCGTGGGCGACAGCCAGGTGGAGCGGCTGGACGCGAACGTGGAGTCGATGCACAACCTGTACGACAACCTCTCCGAATACGGGCTGGACCTGCGCGAGATCCCGTTCGTCATCCAGTACAACAAGCGTGACCTCCCCAACATCTCGTCGATCCAGGAGCTCCAGGAGCAGCTGAACCCCCAGATGGTCCCCTATTACGAGGCGGTGGGGGTGCGCGGGATCGGGGTGTTCGACACGCTGAAGGCGGTCAGCAAGCTGGTCATCAAGTCCCTCAGCTGA